A genome region from Gossypium hirsutum isolate 1008001.06 chromosome A04, Gossypium_hirsutum_v2.1, whole genome shotgun sequence includes the following:
- the LOC107911551 gene encoding protein C2-DOMAIN ABA-RELATED 10, with amino-acid sequence MLDILGFLKVIVQRGINLAIRDAITSDPYVVIHIGQQKLKTHVIKRNCNPVWNEVLIFSIKDPNVSINLAVYDKDTFTLDDQMGMAEIDLKPYIAALKMAKGLHNLPNSCALKQIQPNQNNCLANESSIIWENGKITQDMRIKLKNVECGELLIQLDWNETPNCKGLESEVMHGPWNPIKPQTHHTRRHH; translated from the exons ATGTTAGACATATTGGGATTTCTTAAAGTCATTGTCCAAAGAGGTATTAATCTTGCTATTCGCGATGCCATTACCAGTGATCCTTACGTTGTTATCCATATAGGTCAACAG AAATTGAAGACGCATGTGATAAAAAGAAATTGCAATCCAGTTTGGAATGAAGTGttgattttttcaattaaagaTCCTAAtgtttctatcaattta GCCGTTTACGACAAAGACACGTTTACATTAGATGATCAAATGGGTATGGCGGAGATCGACCTTAAACCCTACATAGCGGCTTTAAAGATGGCAAAGGGTTTGCATAATCTACCAAACAGTTGCGCACTGAAACAAATACAACCGAATCAGAATAATTGCCTCGCCAATGAGAGCAGCATCATATGGGAGAACGGCAAGATCACTCAAGACATGCGAATCAAACTAAAAAATGTCGAGTGCGGAGAACTTTTGATCCAACTCGACTGGAACGAAACTCCTAATTGTAAGGGTTTGGAAAGTGAAG TTATGCATGGGCCATGGAACCCTATTAAACCTCAAACCCACCATACAAGGAGGCATCATTGA
- the LOC121228297 gene encoding serine carboxypeptidase-like 50: MGGKSTTKACFFCFFLFHCTISTDIFPKQALPTKSGYLTVNPASNSAIFYTFYEAQTPTSPPSQTPLLIWLQGGPGCSSMTGNFFELGPWRVVSSFRQNVEHLSLEPNPGAWNRLFGLLFLDNPIGTGFSIASTPQEIPRDQISVAKHLFVAITGFISLDPLFKHRPVYITGESYAGKYVPAIGYYILKQNNELVDSERVNLRGVAIGDGFSDPETQLATHGVTAYYSGLINDKQRDELEQAQWEAIKLVKMEKWSEASNARTKVMDLWQNMTGLATLYDFTKQKPYQTSLVTKFLNINEVKKALGVSESMVFESCSGVVRAAMHEDMMKSVKYMVEALLGNTRVLLYQGLYDVKIGVVPNEAWVKTMKWNGIREFLMADRMICRVNGEVAGYVQKWENLTNVVVLGGGHILPADQPLNSQAMIEGWVLESGLFGGEVKDA, from the coding sequence ATGGGTGGAAAGTCAACGACAAAAGCTTGCTTCTTCTGCTtcttcctcttccattgcactaTTTCCACTGATATCTTCCCTAAACAAGCTCTCCCTACAAAATCTGGGTATCTCACAGTGAATCCAGCTTCCAATTCCGCCATTTTCTATACTTTCTATGAAGCCCAAACCCCTACGTCACCTCCTTCTCAAACCCCACTTCTTATTTGGCTCCAAGGTGGTCCCGGTTGCTCTTCCATGACCGGAAATTTCTTCGAGCTTGGACCCTGGCGTGTCGTTTCTTCTTTCAGGCAAAACGTGGAACACTTGTCGCTCGAGCCAAATCCAGGTGCTTGGAATCGTTTATTCGGTTTGCTTTTTCTTGATAATCCTATTGGAACAGGGTTTAGTATAGCTTCAACACCTCAAGAGATTCCTAGAGATCAAATCTCTGTTGCTAAGCATCTGTTTGTTGCCATAACAGGGTTTATATCGTTAGACCCTTTGTTTAAGCATCGTCCGGTTTATATTACCGGCGAAAGTTATGCTGGGAAGTATGTTCCTGCAATTGGGTATTACATTTTGAAGCAAAACAATGAATTGGTAGATTCAGAAAGGGTTAATTTGAGAGGTGTCGCCATTGGTGATGGGTTCTCTGACCCTGAAACTCAGTTAGCTACACATGGTGTTACTGCTTATTATTCTGGTTTGATTAATGATAAGCAAAGAGATGAGTTAGAACAAGCTCAATGGGAAGCAATCAAGCTAGTTAAAATGGAGAAATGGAGTGAAGCATCTAATGCTAGGACAAAAGTAATGGATTTATGGCAAAACATGACAGGGTTAGCCACTTTATATGATTTCACAAAGCAAAAGCCATATCAAACAAGCTTGGTCACCAAGTTTCTCAACATAAATGAGGTTAAAAAGGCTTTGGGGGTGAGTGAATCCATGGTGTTTGAGAGTTGTAGTGGGGTTGTAAGGGCTGCAATGCATGAAGATATGATGAAGAGTGTGAAATACATGGTGGAAGCTTTATTGGGAAACACTAGGGTGTTGTTGTACCAAGGGTTGTATGATGTGAAAATTGGTGTGGTACCAAATGAAGCTTGGGTGAAGACAATGAAATGGAATGGGATTAGGGAGTTTTTAATGGCTGATAGAATGATTTGCAGAGTTAATGGTGAGGTTGCTGGTTATGTGCAAAAATGGGAGAACTTGACCAATGTTGTGGTTTTAGGGGGTGGTCATATTTTGCCTGCTGATCAGCCATTAAATTCTCAAGCAATGATTGAAGGTTGGGTTTTAGAGAGTGGACTCTTTGGTGGGGAGGTGAAGGATGCTTAA
- the LOC107911552 gene encoding putative clathrin assembly protein At2g01600 isoform X1: MGTLQTWRKAYGALKDTTKVGLAHVNSDFADLDVAIVKATNHVECPPKERHLRKIFVATSMIRPRADVAYCIHALSRRLAKTRNWTVALKTLIVIHRALREGDPTFREELLNFSQRAGILQISNFKDDSSPIAWDCSAWVRTYALFLEERLECYSILKYDIEAERLPRPVLGQDKDYSRTTELDSEELLEQLPALQQLLYRLIGCRPEGAAVANYVIQYALALVLKESFKIYCAINGGIINLVDKFFEMPRHEAVKALDIYRRAGQQANSLSDFYEVCKGLELARNFQFPVLREPPQSFLATMEEYIREAPRVVTVPMESLQLLLTYRPDEGPSEYTRPSNDEPEPTVPVDDVVVSTVETAPPPPQTNIDTGDLLGLNYSAPDAFAIEQINALALAIVPIDSGTAPTYSSAAGQSKDFDPTGWELALVTTPSTGISAAAERQLAGGLDSLTLNSLYDEAAYRASQQPVYGSTTAPNPFEVQDPFAMSNSIATLIAVQMSGMTQPQNNPFDAYQPYQQQHLTIPSASNPFGDAGFGTFPVNQTAVIAQPHANNNPFGSTGLL; encoded by the exons ATGGGGACTCTTCAAACATGGAGAAAAGCATATGGTGCTCTTAAAGATACTACAAAAGTCGGTCTCGCTCATGTCAACAGTGATTTCGCG gatTTGGATGTAGCCATTGTTAAAGCGACTAACCATGTTGAGTGTCCTCCAAAAGAAAGACATCTTAGAA AAATTTTTGTTGCTACATCAATGATTCGGCCTCGAGCAGATGTTGCTTATTGTATTCATGCACTTTCCCGCCGATTGGCCAAGACTCGTAACTGGACG GTAGCATTGAAAACACTCATAGTTATCCATAGAGCATTGAGGGAAGGTGATCCTACTTTCAGAGAAGAACTTTTAAATTTCTCACAAAGAGCAGGCATTCTCCAAATTTCTAATTTCAAGGACGATTCGAGCCCTATTG CATGGGATTGCTCTGCGTGGGTACGTACATACGCATTGTTTTTGGAAGAAAGACTCGAGTGCTATAGTATTCTGAAGTATGACATAGAAGCCGAGCGTCTCCCGAGACCTGTCCTGGGGCAGGATAAG GATTACAGTAGAACCACAGAGTTGGACAGCGAAGAATTGTTAGAGCAACTACCTGCTCTGCAGCAATTGCTTTATCGTCTCATTGGTTGCCGG CCAGAAGGTGCTGCTGTAGCGAACTATGTCATACAATATGCTTTGGCTCTG GTATTGAAGGAGAGCTTCAAAATATATTGTGCTATCAATGGTGGAATCATCAATCTTGTGGACAAG TTTTTTGAAATGCCGAGACATGAAGCTGTCAAAGCTCTTGATATATACAGGCGAGCCGGTCAGCAg GCAAACAGCCTCTCCGATTTCTATGAAGTTTGCAAAGGATTAGAACTTGCTAGGAATTTCCAGTTTCCCGTTCTCAGAGAG CCACCACAATCTTTTCTCGCTACCATGGAAGAATACATTAGAGAGGCACCGCGTGTGGTTACTGTTCCAATGGAATCGTTG CAGCTTCTATTGACATACAGACCTGACGAAGGTCCTTCCGAATATACTAGACCATCCAATGATGAACCCGAGCCAACTGTGCCTGTAGATGATGTTGTAGTTTCCACTGTCGAGACTGCCCCTCCTCCACCTCAGACCAACATAGACACCGGGGACTTACTG GGATTGAATTATTCGGCCCCTGATGCCTTCGCAATCGAGCAAATTAATGCTTTGGCTCTAGCCATAGTTCCGATTGATTCcg GTACTGCTCCAACGTATAGTTCCGCTGCTGGTCAATCAAAAGATTTTGATCCTACCGGATGGGAACTCGCCCTTGTTACCACACCCAGCACCGGTATTTCTGCAGCTGCCGAAAGGCAATTG GCTGGTGGATTGGACTCACTCACTCTCAACAGTTTATACGATGAAGCAGCCTATCGAGCTTCTCAGCAGCCTGTATATGGTAGCACCACAGCTCCAAATCCGTTCGAGGTACAAGATCCATTCGCCATGTCGAATAGCATTGCTACCCTTATAGCAGTGCAAATGTCAGGAATGACTCAACCGCAAAACAATCCTTTCGATGCTTACCAACCttatcagcaacaacatttgacTATCCCGAGCGCATCGAATCCGTTTGGTGATGCAGGGTTCGGGACGTTTCCAGTGAACCAAACAGCCGTTATCGCTCAGCCTCATGCCAATAACAATCCCTTCGGAAGCACAGGCTTATTGTAG
- the LOC107911552 gene encoding putative clathrin assembly protein At2g01600 isoform X2, with protein MGTLQTWRKAYGALKDTTKVGLAHVNSDFADLDVAIVKATNHVECPPKERHLRKIFVATSMIRPRADVAYCIHALSRRLAKTRNWTVALKTLIVIHRALREGDPTFREELLNFSQRAGILQISNFKDDSSPIAWDCSAWVRTYALFLEERLECYSILKYDIEAERLPRPVLGQDKDYSRTTELDSEELLEQLPALQQLLYRLIGCRPEGAAVANYVIQYALALVLKESFKIYCAINGGIINLVDKFFEMPRHEAVKALDIYRRAGQQANSLSDFYEVCKGLELARNFQFPVLREPPQSFLATMEEYIREAPRVVTVPMESLLLLTYRPDEGPSEYTRPSNDEPEPTVPVDDVVVSTVETAPPPPQTNIDTGDLLGLNYSAPDAFAIEQINALALAIVPIDSGTAPTYSSAAGQSKDFDPTGWELALVTTPSTGISAAAERQLAGGLDSLTLNSLYDEAAYRASQQPVYGSTTAPNPFEVQDPFAMSNSIATLIAVQMSGMTQPQNNPFDAYQPYQQQHLTIPSASNPFGDAGFGTFPVNQTAVIAQPHANNNPFGSTGLL; from the exons ATGGGGACTCTTCAAACATGGAGAAAAGCATATGGTGCTCTTAAAGATACTACAAAAGTCGGTCTCGCTCATGTCAACAGTGATTTCGCG gatTTGGATGTAGCCATTGTTAAAGCGACTAACCATGTTGAGTGTCCTCCAAAAGAAAGACATCTTAGAA AAATTTTTGTTGCTACATCAATGATTCGGCCTCGAGCAGATGTTGCTTATTGTATTCATGCACTTTCCCGCCGATTGGCCAAGACTCGTAACTGGACG GTAGCATTGAAAACACTCATAGTTATCCATAGAGCATTGAGGGAAGGTGATCCTACTTTCAGAGAAGAACTTTTAAATTTCTCACAAAGAGCAGGCATTCTCCAAATTTCTAATTTCAAGGACGATTCGAGCCCTATTG CATGGGATTGCTCTGCGTGGGTACGTACATACGCATTGTTTTTGGAAGAAAGACTCGAGTGCTATAGTATTCTGAAGTATGACATAGAAGCCGAGCGTCTCCCGAGACCTGTCCTGGGGCAGGATAAG GATTACAGTAGAACCACAGAGTTGGACAGCGAAGAATTGTTAGAGCAACTACCTGCTCTGCAGCAATTGCTTTATCGTCTCATTGGTTGCCGG CCAGAAGGTGCTGCTGTAGCGAACTATGTCATACAATATGCTTTGGCTCTG GTATTGAAGGAGAGCTTCAAAATATATTGTGCTATCAATGGTGGAATCATCAATCTTGTGGACAAG TTTTTTGAAATGCCGAGACATGAAGCTGTCAAAGCTCTTGATATATACAGGCGAGCCGGTCAGCAg GCAAACAGCCTCTCCGATTTCTATGAAGTTTGCAAAGGATTAGAACTTGCTAGGAATTTCCAGTTTCCCGTTCTCAGAGAG CCACCACAATCTTTTCTCGCTACCATGGAAGAATACATTAGAGAGGCACCGCGTGTGGTTACTGTTCCAATGGAATCGTTG CTTCTATTGACATACAGACCTGACGAAGGTCCTTCCGAATATACTAGACCATCCAATGATGAACCCGAGCCAACTGTGCCTGTAGATGATGTTGTAGTTTCCACTGTCGAGACTGCCCCTCCTCCACCTCAGACCAACATAGACACCGGGGACTTACTG GGATTGAATTATTCGGCCCCTGATGCCTTCGCAATCGAGCAAATTAATGCTTTGGCTCTAGCCATAGTTCCGATTGATTCcg GTACTGCTCCAACGTATAGTTCCGCTGCTGGTCAATCAAAAGATTTTGATCCTACCGGATGGGAACTCGCCCTTGTTACCACACCCAGCACCGGTATTTCTGCAGCTGCCGAAAGGCAATTG GCTGGTGGATTGGACTCACTCACTCTCAACAGTTTATACGATGAAGCAGCCTATCGAGCTTCTCAGCAGCCTGTATATGGTAGCACCACAGCTCCAAATCCGTTCGAGGTACAAGATCCATTCGCCATGTCGAATAGCATTGCTACCCTTATAGCAGTGCAAATGTCAGGAATGACTCAACCGCAAAACAATCCTTTCGATGCTTACCAACCttatcagcaacaacatttgacTATCCCGAGCGCATCGAATCCGTTTGGTGATGCAGGGTTCGGGACGTTTCCAGTGAACCAAACAGCCGTTATCGCTCAGCCTCATGCCAATAACAATCCCTTCGGAAGCACAGGCTTATTGTAG
- the LOC107911552 gene encoding putative clathrin assembly protein At2g01600 isoform X3, producing the protein MLSVLQKKDILEVKIFVATSMIRPRADVAYCIHALSRRLAKTRNWTVALKTLIVIHRALREGDPTFREELLNFSQRAGILQISNFKDDSSPIAWDCSAWVRTYALFLEERLECYSILKYDIEAERLPRPVLGQDKDYSRTTELDSEELLEQLPALQQLLYRLIGCRPEGAAVANYVIQYALALVLKESFKIYCAINGGIINLVDKFFEMPRHEAVKALDIYRRAGQQANSLSDFYEVCKGLELARNFQFPVLREPPQSFLATMEEYIREAPRVVTVPMESLQLLLTYRPDEGPSEYTRPSNDEPEPTVPVDDVVVSTVETAPPPPQTNIDTGDLLGLNYSAPDAFAIEQINALALAIVPIDSGTAPTYSSAAGQSKDFDPTGWELALVTTPSTGISAAAERQLAGGLDSLTLNSLYDEAAYRASQQPVYGSTTAPNPFEVQDPFAMSNSIATLIAVQMSGMTQPQNNPFDAYQPYQQQHLTIPSASNPFGDAGFGTFPVNQTAVIAQPHANNNPFGSTGLL; encoded by the exons ATGTTGAGTGTCCTCCAAAAGAAAGACATCTTAGAAGTGA AAATTTTTGTTGCTACATCAATGATTCGGCCTCGAGCAGATGTTGCTTATTGTATTCATGCACTTTCCCGCCGATTGGCCAAGACTCGTAACTGGACG GTAGCATTGAAAACACTCATAGTTATCCATAGAGCATTGAGGGAAGGTGATCCTACTTTCAGAGAAGAACTTTTAAATTTCTCACAAAGAGCAGGCATTCTCCAAATTTCTAATTTCAAGGACGATTCGAGCCCTATTG CATGGGATTGCTCTGCGTGGGTACGTACATACGCATTGTTTTTGGAAGAAAGACTCGAGTGCTATAGTATTCTGAAGTATGACATAGAAGCCGAGCGTCTCCCGAGACCTGTCCTGGGGCAGGATAAG GATTACAGTAGAACCACAGAGTTGGACAGCGAAGAATTGTTAGAGCAACTACCTGCTCTGCAGCAATTGCTTTATCGTCTCATTGGTTGCCGG CCAGAAGGTGCTGCTGTAGCGAACTATGTCATACAATATGCTTTGGCTCTG GTATTGAAGGAGAGCTTCAAAATATATTGTGCTATCAATGGTGGAATCATCAATCTTGTGGACAAG TTTTTTGAAATGCCGAGACATGAAGCTGTCAAAGCTCTTGATATATACAGGCGAGCCGGTCAGCAg GCAAACAGCCTCTCCGATTTCTATGAAGTTTGCAAAGGATTAGAACTTGCTAGGAATTTCCAGTTTCCCGTTCTCAGAGAG CCACCACAATCTTTTCTCGCTACCATGGAAGAATACATTAGAGAGGCACCGCGTGTGGTTACTGTTCCAATGGAATCGTTG CAGCTTCTATTGACATACAGACCTGACGAAGGTCCTTCCGAATATACTAGACCATCCAATGATGAACCCGAGCCAACTGTGCCTGTAGATGATGTTGTAGTTTCCACTGTCGAGACTGCCCCTCCTCCACCTCAGACCAACATAGACACCGGGGACTTACTG GGATTGAATTATTCGGCCCCTGATGCCTTCGCAATCGAGCAAATTAATGCTTTGGCTCTAGCCATAGTTCCGATTGATTCcg GTACTGCTCCAACGTATAGTTCCGCTGCTGGTCAATCAAAAGATTTTGATCCTACCGGATGGGAACTCGCCCTTGTTACCACACCCAGCACCGGTATTTCTGCAGCTGCCGAAAGGCAATTG GCTGGTGGATTGGACTCACTCACTCTCAACAGTTTATACGATGAAGCAGCCTATCGAGCTTCTCAGCAGCCTGTATATGGTAGCACCACAGCTCCAAATCCGTTCGAGGTACAAGATCCATTCGCCATGTCGAATAGCATTGCTACCCTTATAGCAGTGCAAATGTCAGGAATGACTCAACCGCAAAACAATCCTTTCGATGCTTACCAACCttatcagcaacaacatttgacTATCCCGAGCGCATCGAATCCGTTTGGTGATGCAGGGTTCGGGACGTTTCCAGTGAACCAAACAGCCGTTATCGCTCAGCCTCATGCCAATAACAATCCCTTCGGAAGCACAGGCTTATTGTAG
- the LOC107911552 gene encoding putative clathrin assembly protein At2g01600 isoform X4 produces MIRPRADVAYCIHALSRRLAKTRNWTVALKTLIVIHRALREGDPTFREELLNFSQRAGILQISNFKDDSSPIAWDCSAWVRTYALFLEERLECYSILKYDIEAERLPRPVLGQDKDYSRTTELDSEELLEQLPALQQLLYRLIGCRPEGAAVANYVIQYALALVLKESFKIYCAINGGIINLVDKFFEMPRHEAVKALDIYRRAGQQANSLSDFYEVCKGLELARNFQFPVLREPPQSFLATMEEYIREAPRVVTVPMESLQLLLTYRPDEGPSEYTRPSNDEPEPTVPVDDVVVSTVETAPPPPQTNIDTGDLLGLNYSAPDAFAIEQINALALAIVPIDSGTAPTYSSAAGQSKDFDPTGWELALVTTPSTGISAAAERQLAGGLDSLTLNSLYDEAAYRASQQPVYGSTTAPNPFEVQDPFAMSNSIATLIAVQMSGMTQPQNNPFDAYQPYQQQHLTIPSASNPFGDAGFGTFPVNQTAVIAQPHANNNPFGSTGLL; encoded by the exons ATGATTCGGCCTCGAGCAGATGTTGCTTATTGTATTCATGCACTTTCCCGCCGATTGGCCAAGACTCGTAACTGGACG GTAGCATTGAAAACACTCATAGTTATCCATAGAGCATTGAGGGAAGGTGATCCTACTTTCAGAGAAGAACTTTTAAATTTCTCACAAAGAGCAGGCATTCTCCAAATTTCTAATTTCAAGGACGATTCGAGCCCTATTG CATGGGATTGCTCTGCGTGGGTACGTACATACGCATTGTTTTTGGAAGAAAGACTCGAGTGCTATAGTATTCTGAAGTATGACATAGAAGCCGAGCGTCTCCCGAGACCTGTCCTGGGGCAGGATAAG GATTACAGTAGAACCACAGAGTTGGACAGCGAAGAATTGTTAGAGCAACTACCTGCTCTGCAGCAATTGCTTTATCGTCTCATTGGTTGCCGG CCAGAAGGTGCTGCTGTAGCGAACTATGTCATACAATATGCTTTGGCTCTG GTATTGAAGGAGAGCTTCAAAATATATTGTGCTATCAATGGTGGAATCATCAATCTTGTGGACAAG TTTTTTGAAATGCCGAGACATGAAGCTGTCAAAGCTCTTGATATATACAGGCGAGCCGGTCAGCAg GCAAACAGCCTCTCCGATTTCTATGAAGTTTGCAAAGGATTAGAACTTGCTAGGAATTTCCAGTTTCCCGTTCTCAGAGAG CCACCACAATCTTTTCTCGCTACCATGGAAGAATACATTAGAGAGGCACCGCGTGTGGTTACTGTTCCAATGGAATCGTTG CAGCTTCTATTGACATACAGACCTGACGAAGGTCCTTCCGAATATACTAGACCATCCAATGATGAACCCGAGCCAACTGTGCCTGTAGATGATGTTGTAGTTTCCACTGTCGAGACTGCCCCTCCTCCACCTCAGACCAACATAGACACCGGGGACTTACTG GGATTGAATTATTCGGCCCCTGATGCCTTCGCAATCGAGCAAATTAATGCTTTGGCTCTAGCCATAGTTCCGATTGATTCcg GTACTGCTCCAACGTATAGTTCCGCTGCTGGTCAATCAAAAGATTTTGATCCTACCGGATGGGAACTCGCCCTTGTTACCACACCCAGCACCGGTATTTCTGCAGCTGCCGAAAGGCAATTG GCTGGTGGATTGGACTCACTCACTCTCAACAGTTTATACGATGAAGCAGCCTATCGAGCTTCTCAGCAGCCTGTATATGGTAGCACCACAGCTCCAAATCCGTTCGAGGTACAAGATCCATTCGCCATGTCGAATAGCATTGCTACCCTTATAGCAGTGCAAATGTCAGGAATGACTCAACCGCAAAACAATCCTTTCGATGCTTACCAACCttatcagcaacaacatttgacTATCCCGAGCGCATCGAATCCGTTTGGTGATGCAGGGTTCGGGACGTTTCCAGTGAACCAAACAGCCGTTATCGCTCAGCCTCATGCCAATAACAATCCCTTCGGAAGCACAGGCTTATTGTAG
- the LOC121228298 gene encoding phosphoglucomutase, cytoplasmic codes for MVFEVMKVPTTPFDGQKPGTSGLRKKVKVFVQPHYLQNFVQATFNALTPEKVKGATLVVSGDGRYFSKDAVQIIIKMSAANGVRRVWVGQNGLLSTPAVSALIRERVGADGSKATGAFILTASHNPGGPNEDFGIKYNMENGGPAPEALTDKIFENTKTIKEYLIADELQEVDISTIGVTNFSGPDGPFDVEVFNSASDYVKLMKSIFDFELIRKLLLSPKFTFCYDALHGVAGAYANRIFVEELGAQQSSLLNCTPKEDFGGGHPDPNLTYAKELVERMGLGKSNSGVEPPEFGAAADGDADRNMILGKRFFVTPSDSVAIIAANAVGAIPYFSSGLKGVARSMPTSAALDVVAKSLNLKFFEVPTGWKFFGNLMDAGQCSICGEESFGTGSDHIREKDGIWAVLAWLSILAYKNKDNLNGDKLVTVEDIVRQHWATYGRHYYTRYDYENVDAGGAKDLMANMVKRMSSLDEVNTIVKGARSDVSKVVNADEFEYKDPVDGSVSKHQGIRFLFEDGSRLVFRLSGTGSEGATIRLYIEQYEKDPSKIGRDSQEALAPLVEVALKLSKMQEFTGRSAPTVIT; via the exons ATGGTGTTCGAGGTGATGAAAGTGCCAACGACGCCGTTTGATGGCCAGAAGCCAGGCACTTCTGGACTTCGTAAGaag GTGAAAGTTTTTGTTCAGCCTCATTATTTGCAGAATTTCGTACAAGCAACATTCAATGCCCTTACACCCGAGAAAGTTAAGG GTGCCACACTTGTCGTTTCTGGTGATGGTCGTTATTTCTCAAAGGATGCTGTTCAG ATAATAATCAAGATGTCAGCTGCAAATGGAGTAAGGCGTGTATGGGTTGGTCAAAACGGATTACTTTCTACTCCAGCTGTATCAGCTCTAATACGCGAAAGGGTTGGTGCAGAT GGATCCAAAGCAACTGGTGCTTTTATTTTGACAGCCAGTCACAATCCCGGTGGCCCTAATGAG GATTTTGGAATTAAATACAACATGGAAAATGGGGGACCTGCTCCAGAGGCCCTCACTGATAAGATCTTTGAGAACACAAAAACTATTAAAGAGTACTTGATTGCTGATGAGCTACAAGAA GTAGACATTAGTACAATTGGTGTCACCAACTTTTCGGGGCCTGATGGACCGTTTGATGTCGAGGTTTTTAATTCAGCAAGTGACTATGTGAAATTGATGAA GTCAATTTTTGACTTCGAGCTTATCCGCAAGCTGCTTTTATCTCCGAAGTTTACATTCTG CTATGATGCACTTCATGGTGTTGCTGGAGCTTATGCAAATCGCATCTTTGTGGAAGAGCTTGGGGCACAACAAAGCTCACTTTTGAACTGCACACCCAAG GAGGACTTTGGCGGAGGACATCCGGATCCCAATCTGACTTATGCCAAGGAGTTGGTTGAGCGCATGGGATTGGGAAAATCGAACTCTGGTGTTGAACCACCAGAGTTTGGTGCTGCTGCTGATGGTGATGCTGATCGTAACATGATCTTGGGTAAAAG GTTCTTTGTCACTCCATCAGATTCAGTAGCCATCATTGCTGCAAATGCTGTTGGTGCAATTCCTTACTTTTCTTCTGGTTTGAAGGGAGTTGCCAG GAGTATGCCCACATCAGCTGCCCTTGACGTCGTGGCCAAGAGTTTGAACCTGAAATTTTTCGAG GTACCTACTGGCTGGAAATTTTTTGGGAATTTAATGGATGCTGGACAATGTTCTATTTGCGGGGAAGAAAGTTTTGGAACTG GCTCTGACCATATACGTGAGAAAGATGGAATCTGGGCTGTTTTAGCCTGGCTTTCAATCCTTGCGTATAAAAACAAGGATAATCTCAATGGGGATAAGCTTGTGACTGTTGAGGATATAGTTCGTCAGCATTGGGCTACCTATGGTCGACACTATTATACTCGATATGACTATGAG AATGTGGATGCTGGTGGAGCAAAGGATTTAATGGCAAATATGGTTAAAAGGATGTCATCCCTTGATGAAGTTAATAC CATCGTGAAGGGGGCCCGATCAGATGTGTCAAAAGTTGTCAACGCTGATGAGTTTGAATACAAGGATCCCGTTGATGGTTCAGTTTCAAAGCATCAAGGTATTCGGTTTTTGTTCGAGGACGGATCACGATTG GTCTTCCGTCTCTCTGGAACTGGTTCAGAAGGTGCAACTATCCGTCTGTACATCGAGCAATACGAAAAGGATCCATCAAAAATAGGAAGAGATTCCCAAGAAGCTCTTGCTCCTCTT GTGGAAGTTGCTCTGAAACTTTCGAAGATGCAGGAGTTCACCGGCCGATCCGCACCAACTGTTATCACATAG